From a single Larimichthys crocea isolate SSNF chromosome XIII, L_crocea_2.0, whole genome shotgun sequence genomic region:
- the eppk1 gene encoding epiplakin isoform X2, whose protein sequence is MDSTGVKENGHTKVYKPVAGIFLEKTKEKVTIYQAMKKRLLKPGTALALLEAQAATVGIIDPINNQILPVEDAVKEGIVGPEMKEKLLSAEKAVKGYEDPYTKQIISVFQAMQKDVVPKDYGLRLLEAQIATQGLFDPAEKKTISVESAIQKGHYEKDLLNNEMSELKVFYNPSSQENLNYKNLLEKCTVEPETGLMLLPVCITFKGLRRGISSTELLQSNIIDKELFDDLQKGKTTTQDVMLMETVKEYLEGKGSIAGVAVLSTNQRMSIYQAMKQGILMPGTALVLLEAQAATGFMIDPVENKKFTVDEAIKNQLFGPEYHAKLRSAERAVTGYKDPYTGETISLFQALSKDLIVKEHGIRLLEAQIATGGIIDPINSHRLPTEVAFKRGYFNEEMNKILEDSGDDTKGFFDPNTEANLTYLQLMERCVIDPITGLCLLPLTEKSGKLNFNFIDYQTKMSFKEEKVNVTCGKYMGMTVSLWELLMSEYFDEHQRRDIIQKFREGKTNIKIIITTVLEVIEKSVKTTKVVFEGIRDTVTAKQLVEADIITKEVMEDLQKGKITAKDVIEDENVNVYLQGKESIAGILLPNSQIMTIYQARQKGKLMPGTALILLEAQAATGFIIDPICNRKFSVDDAVKAKIVGPDVCQKLRSAEKAVTGYKDPYDGKIISLFQAMQKDLILKDHGIRLLEAQIATGGIIDPVNSHRIPVHVAYQRGYFNEEMNTILDDPSDDTKGFFDPNNHENLTYLQLMARCVTDPSTGLCLLPLKGKGHKININDNTWEKFKTTTVTVKYGRFKGKHTTLWDIFNSEYLSEEKRQEFFKLFKSRKITIEQLIVTILEIIESKEIKQQAGLNFKGLRGEISVVDLLELQIVDKNTYNNLINGNMTSTDVMKMDSVHAYLQGQSCVAGVILQPSNQKLSIYEAQSNGILTRGTALCLLEAQAATGFIVDPLKNKKLTVEQALKEKVIPPQVYEKLLSAERAVTGYTDPYTGHKISLFQALKKDLIVKQHGIRLLEAQIATGGIIDPLKCLHLPLEVAYRKGYFDAELNQILSDSTDDTKGFFDPKTQENLTYMEMLGRCVKDKETGLLLLPLNASPKATGTKAKMYTDTEIKQEFEKTSVSISVGRYSGKSVSLWDLIHSRYFTEDQQLEFTEKYRSRTVSIETIITLVISTIEKLEKSETPKMTMGLRKPVSAQQLLDSDIIDGDAFKQVKEGKVAFEAVTQHEPVRGYLKGTGSIAGIKHYPSQKVMSIYEAKKQDRLTPGIALELLEAQAATGWIIDPVKNKFYTVDEAAREKIIGPDVHEQLLTAERAVTGYKDPYTDITISLFEAMNEQLIQRSDGIRLLEVQMATGGIIDPNQSHRLPVHVAIKRGCLDGEISKILSNPTDDVKGFFDPNTKENLSYLELIKRCEKDPDTGLLLLPLHEEESHEFHTNEEIELAFKNKTIAMDAGKFKNKKVTLWEVLVSEYISEQKRAQLIQQYKTKAMKIEEIVEILTVIITEVSSKERKFKGLRKQVSASELYESKIISKELFQQIIQGKVTEEKVDKMESIQKYLGATNCIAGVRVESTKKVMSIYEAKSKGLLTPGTSLILLEAQAATGFVIDPVKNKKLSVEEAVTQRVVGSEWKNKLLSAERAVTGYKDPYTGNMISLFQALKKDLIVKDHGIRLLEAQIATGGIIDPVYSHRVPVQVAYERGYFDEEMNQILSDPDDDTKGFFDPNTQENLTYLQLIERCITDPITGLSLLPLHG, encoded by the exons ATGGACTCTACTGGGGTGAAGGAAAATGGCCACACAAAGGTCTACAAACCTGTGGCTGGAATCTTTCTCGAAAAGACAAAGGAGAAGGTAACCATATACCAAGCCATGAAAAAACGTCTTCTTAAGCCAGGAACAGCATTAGCCCTGCTTGAAGCACAGGCAGCCACAGTGGGCATCATCGACCCGATAAACAATCAAATACTTCCCGTAGAAGATGCTGTTAAAGAGGGAATAGTTGGAccagagatgaaagagaaactcCTCTCAGCAGAGAAAGCTGTCAAAGGCTATGAAGACCCCTACACCAAGCAAATAATATCTGTATTCCAAGCTATGCAAAAGGATGTAGTCCCAAAAGATTATGGATTGAGGCTGCTGGAAGCGCAGATAGCCACACAAGGCCTGTTTGATCCTGCTGAGAAGAAAACAATTTCAGTTGAATCAGCGATCCAGAAGGGCCACTATGAAAAGGATTTGCTCAACAACGAGATGTCAGAGCTCAAAGTGTTCTACAATCCAAGCTCACAGGAAAATCTTAACTACAAAAACCTCCTAGAGAAATGCACTGTGGAGCCTGAAACAGGCCTGATGCTCCTTCCTGTTTGCATCACCTTCAAAGGTCTGCGAAGAGGTATTTCCTCCACTGAACTCCTTCAGTCAAACATCATTGACAAAGAACTATTCGATGACCTACAGAAGGGAAAGACCACAACACAAGATGTGATGTTGATGGAAACAGTGAAAGAATACCTGGAGGGCAAAGGCAGTATTGCAGGCGTTGCTGTACTCTCAACAAACCAGAGAATGAGCATTTATCAAGCCATGAAGCAAGGCATACTGATGCCTGGAACAGCACTAGTTCTTCTGGAGGCACAAGCTGCAACTGGATTCATGATAGATcctgtggaaaacaaaaagttcactGTGGATGAGGCCATCAAAAACCAACTTTTTGGGCCAGAATATCATGCAAAACTGCGTTCTGCTGAGCGGGCGGTAACTGGATACAAAGATCCATACACAGGTGAAACTATATCCCTCTTTCAAGCACTGTCAAAAGACCTCATTGTTAAGGAACATGGGATTCGCCTGCTTGAGGCACAAATTGCCACAGGTGGAATAATAGACCCAATCAACAGTCACAGACTTCCCACAGAAGTAGCCTTCAAGAGAGGTTAttttaatgaagaaatgaacaaaatacTAGAAGATTCAGGGGATGATACCAAAGGGTTTTTCGATCCAAACACAGAAGCCAACCTAACTTATCTTCAGCTGATGGAAAGGTGCGTTATTGATCCCATCACTGGACTCTGCCTCCTTCCTCTCACTGAAAAGTCAGGCAAGCTGAATTTCAACTTCATTGACTACCAAACTAAAATGTCCTTCAAAGAAGAGAAGGTGAACGTGACATGTGGAAAGTACATGGGAATGACAGTGTCTCTGTGGGAACTCCTGATGTCAGAATACTTTGATGAACATCAGAGGAGGGACATCATTCAAAAATTCAGAGAAGGGAAAACCAATATCAAGATAATCATCACAACAGTTCTGGAAGTCATAGAAAAGTCTGTGAAAACAACTAAAGTTGTTTTTGAAGGCATCAGAGACACTGTCACAGCCAAACAGCTTGTGGAGGCAGATATCATTACCAAGGAGGTCATGGAAGATCtacaaaagggaaaaataacaGCGAAGGATGTGATTgaagatgaaaatgtaaatgtgtaccTACAGGGGAAAGAAAGCATTGCGGGTATTCTGCTTCCTAATTCTCAAATCATGACCATCTACCAGGCTAGACAAAAAGGAAAGCTGATGCCAGGAACTGCTCTGATTCTATTGGAAGCACAGGCAGCAACAGGGTTCATAATTGACCCTATTTGCAACAGGAAGTTTTCAGTGGATGATGCTGTCAAAGCAAAGATTGTGGGGCCTGATGTCTGTCAAAAGCTGCGCTCAGCAGAGAAAGCGGTCACTGGGTACAAAGATCCATATGATGGCAAAATAATCTCCCTGTTCCAAGCAATGCAAAAAGATCTCATCCTAAAAGATCATGGAATTCGACTCCTGGAAGCACAAATTGCTACTGGTGGGATCATTGATCCAGTGAACAGCCATCGCATTCCTGTCCATGTGGCCTACCAGAGGGGATACTTTAATGAGGAAATGAATACGATTCTGGATGATCCAAGTGATGACACCAAAGGATTCTTTGACCCCAACAACCACGAGAACCTGACTTACTTGCAGCTCATGGCCAGATGCGTTACTGATCCGAGTACAGGTCTGTGCCTGTTGCCACTCAAAGGCAAAGGTCACAAAATTAACATAAATGATAATACGTGggaaaaattcaaaacaacaacagttacTGTTAAGTATGGAAGGTTCAAGGGCAAGCACACAACTCTGTGGGATATCTTTAATTCAGAGTATCTGTCTGAGGAAAAAAGACAGGAGTTTTTCAAGCTCTTCAAGTCAAGGAAGATCACAATTGAGCAACTCATTGTCACCATTTTGGAGATCATTGAGAGCAAGGAGATAAAACAGCAAGCAGGGCTGAACTTCAAAGGTCTCAGAGGAGAAATCTCTGTTGTTGATCTTTTGGAGCTTCAAATTGTggataaaaatacatacaacaaTTTGATCAATGGAAATATGACAAGCACTGACGTGATGAAAATGGACAGTGTACATGCCTACCTACAAGGGCAAAGTTGTGTTGCTGGAGTGATTCTGCAACCCTCCAATCAGAAGCTAAGCATCTATGAAGCACAAAGTAATGGCATTCTCACACGTGGCACTGCCCTTTGCCTCCTTGAAGCACAAGCAGCCACAGGATTCATTGTCGATcccctaaaaaacaaaaaactcacaGTGGAACAAGCTCTCAAAGAAAAGGTAATTCCTCCACAGGTGTATGAAAAGCTTTTGTCTGCAGAGAGGGCTGTCACTGGTTACACAGATCCATACACTGGTCACAAGATCTCACTCTTCCAAGCCTTGAAAAAGGATCTCATCGTCAAACAGCATGGCATCCGTTTACTTGAAGCCCAGATTGCCACAGGTGGTATCATTGATCCTTTGAAATGCCTTCACTTACCCCTTGAGGTTGCATACAGGAAAGGATATTTTGATGCAGAACTTAATCAAATCCTATCAGACTCAACTGATGACACAAAGGGCTTTTTTGACCCAAAGACACAAGAGAATCTCACCTACATGGAAATGTTGGGTAGATGTGTCAAGGACAAGGAAACAGGACTTCTTCTCCTGCCACTGAATGCCTCACCAAAAGCTACAGGAACAAAGGCAAAAATGTATACTGACACAGAGATAAAGCAAGAGTTTGAAAAGACATCTGTGAGCATATCAGTGGGACGCTACTCAGGGAAATCAGTTTCTCTGTGGGACTTGATTCACTCTAGGTACTTCACTGAGGACCAACAGCTTGAATTCACCGAAAAATACAGATCAAGGACAGTTAGCATAGAAACCATAATCACATTAGTGATTTCCACCATTGAAAAACTGGAGAAGAGTGAAACTCCCAAAATGACAATGGGCCTGCGAAAGCCCGTCTCTGCACAACAACTATTGGATTCTGATATCATTGATGGAGATGCATTCAAACAGGTGAAAGAAGGGAAAGTGGCTTTTGAAGCAGTAACCCAACATGAACCTGTGAGAGGATACCTGAAGGGAACCGGAAGCATCGCTGGAATTAAACATTATCCGTCCCAGAAAGTAATGAGCATCTACgaagcaaaaaaacaagatcGGCTGACACCTGGCATTGCACTTGAACTACTTGAAGCACAGGCTGCAACAGGATGGATTATCGATCCTGTCAAAAACAAGTTCTATACTGTTGATGAGGcagcaagagagaaaataattggACCAGATGTACATGAGCAACTTCTAACAGCTGAACGAGCTGTTACAGGCTATAAAGATCCATACACAGATATTACAATTTCACTATTTGAAGCCATGAATGAACAGCTGATTCAAAGAAGTGATGGCATTCGTCTTCTTGAGGTACAGATGGCAACTGGAGGAATAATTGACCCAAATCAAAGTCACAGACTGCCTGTTCATGTTGCTATCAAAAGGGGCTGTCTGGATGGTGAAATCAGCAAAATCCTGTCAAACCCCACTGATGATGTGAAGGGATTCTTTGACCCAAATACCAAAGAAAACCTCTCTTACCTTGAGCTCATAAAGCGATGTGAGAAAGATCCAGACACTGGGCTACTTCTTCTACCCCTGCATGAAGAGGAATCCCATGAATTTCACACAAATGAGGAAATAGAGCTTgccttcaaaaacaaaactattgcCATGGATGCAGggaaatttaaaaacaagaaggTGACCTTGTGGGAAGTATTGGTCTCTGAATACATTTCAGAACAAAAAAGGGCGCAGCTCATACAACAATACAAGACAAAAGCCATGAAAATAGAGGAGATAGTTGAAATCCTCACTGTGATCATTACGGAGGTATCatccaaagaaagaaagttcaAGGGACTGAGAAAGCAGGTCTCAGCCAGTGAGTTGTATGAGTCAAAGATTATTTCAAAGGAGCTTTTTCAACAGATCATACAAGGGAAAGTAACTGAAGAGAAAGTTGACAAAATGGAATCAATTCAAAAGTACCTTGGAGCTACAAACTGTATAGCAGGTGTCAGAGTTGAATCTACAAAGAAAGTTATGAGCATCTACGAAGCCAAGAGCAAAGGCCTTCTGACCCCTGGTACGTCTCTGATTCTGCTGGAGGCCCAAGCTGCCACTGGTTTTGTCATTGACCCAGTCAAAAATAAGAAACTTTCTGTTGAGGAAGCTGTAACTCAAAGAGTAGTTGGCAgtgagtggaaaaacaaactacTTTCAGCAGAACGAGCAGTTACTGGGTACAAAGATCCCTACACTGGAAACATGATTTCCTTGTTCCAGGCCTTGAAAAAGGATCTCATTGTCAAAGATCATGGAATTCGTCTTCTTGAAGCACAAATTGCCACAGGAGGCATCATTGACCCAGTGTACAGTCACAGAGTACCTGTACAGGTAGCATATGAAAGAGGCTACTTTGATGAGGAAATGAACCAGATTCTGTCTGACCCTGATGATGACACCAAGGGCTTCTTTGATCCCAACACTCAAGAGAACCTCACCTATCTCCAGCTCATTGAGAG GTGCATTACAGATCCCATTACAGGTCTTAGCCTACTCCCCTTGCACGGGTGA